GAAAAAATTGATTGGCTCGCAAGTAATTATCTGCAAGACAATCCTTCGGCCATTGATATTTTAAAAAAATATTGGAACGAAGATGCACAACTGCAGCAACTTCACGACGATTTTATTGAAAATACACTCTCCAATTACTATTTACCTTTTGGCATTGCGCCCAATTTTTTAATCAATCAAAAATTATACGCTTTACCCATGGTTACCGAAGAAAGTTCGGTAGTGGCTGCCGCCAGTAATGCTGCCAAATTTTGGTTGGAACGCGGCGGATTTGAGGCAGAAGTAATTTCAACAGAAAAAAATGGGCAAATTCACTTTAACTTCTTTGGAAACGAAAAGGATATTGAAGCATTTTTTGAAGTAGTAAAACCAAAACTTCGCAATAGCATTCAATCTATCGAAAAGAATATGAAGGCCCGTGGCGGAGGGCTTTTAGAGCTTTCACTGGTAGATAAATCGCACATTTTAGAAGGGTATTTTCACATACACGCTACATTTGAAACACTTGACGCCATGGGCGCCAATTTTATAAATAGCTGCTTGGAACAAATGGCCACTGTTTTTGAAGAAGAAGCCAAAAGTTTTGAAAAATTTCAAAAAGAAAAAATGTATCCAGAAGTAGTTATGAGTATTCTCTCTAACTATGTTCCCGAATGTTTGGTTCGAGCCCAAGTGAGCTGCAGAGTTGACGAACTTACTCTAAAACATCACGACGGAAAACAGTTTGCCGAAAAATTTGTTCGCGCCATTGAAATCGCAAAAACCGAAACCCGACGGGCCGTTACGCACAATAAAGGAATAATGAACGGCGTGGACGCAGTAGTTTTAGCTACTGGAAACGATTTTCGGGCCGTGGAGGCCGGTGTGCACGCGTATGCCGCCCGAAATAGCTATTACGGAAGTTTAACTCACGCAAAAATAGAAGATGGCATTTTCACTTTTTGGATAGAATTACCGCTAGCAGTGGGCACCGTTGGGGGTTTAACATCGCTTCATCCTTTAACAAAACTTGCTTTTGAAATCCTTCAAAAACCCGATGCAAAGGAATTGATGAAAATTATTGCAGTGGCAGGACTCGCCCAAAACTTCGCCGCGATACGTTCGTTGGTTACCACGGGAATTCAAAAAGGACATATGAAAATGCATTTGATGAATATTTTAAATCAACTGCACGCCA
This region of Aequorivita marisscotiae genomic DNA includes:
- a CDS encoding hydroxymethylglutaryl-CoA reductase, degradative is translated as MKQPVSGFSKKTKAEKIDWLASNYLQDNPSAIDILKKYWNEDAQLQQLHDDFIENTLSNYYLPFGIAPNFLINQKLYALPMVTEESSVVAAASNAAKFWLERGGFEAEVISTEKNGQIHFNFFGNEKDIEAFFEVVKPKLRNSIQSIEKNMKARGGGLLELSLVDKSHILEGYFHIHATFETLDAMGANFINSCLEQMATVFEEEAKSFEKFQKEKMYPEVVMSILSNYVPECLVRAQVSCRVDELTLKHHDGKQFAEKFVRAIEIAKTETRRAVTHNKGIMNGVDAVVLATGNDFRAVEAGVHAYAARNSYYGSLTHAKIEDGIFTFWIELPLAVGTVGGLTSLHPLTKLAFEILQKPDAKELMKIIAVAGLAQNFAAIRSLVTTGIQKGHMKMHLMNILNQLHATKAEKKVAMEFFIANPVSHSAVVDFLEKLRS